Part of the Sphingopyxis sp. 113P3 genome, TCTGCGTGTCTGACGCAATCAGCAAACCGTCGGGGACATAGCTATTACCTGAGAGCACGCCGATCACCCGCGCATGCAGCATCTTGTCGGAGATCACCTTCGGGGTACGCCTCTCCGCGTGGCGCGCGGTCAGGTCATGGTTGGTGAAGATGTCACCCGCAGCGCGGCTTACGAATGGCTCGCGCCAATCTGCCTCTGCCTTCGCATGAACCTCGTGCACCTCAAGCGGCGTGTCGCGAAAGCGATCCGTTACCAGCCGGCATTCGATGAGCCGCCGCATGCAGACCGCAGCGACGCCGACCGCCCTTTCGAGCATGTGATAGGGGTTGTGCTCAGTCTGGGCGTCCGTCAGCGCCTCGCCAAGGTGCAGCACGATCCTGCGCTTTTGCTCGGCCAGTTCGTTCTTCCAGGTGTAAGACTGCCACTCCGCGGACCCGATGCTCCCCAGCTTGTCCGCTTCTTCTAAGCGCCTACTTACTTCGTCGTCTCGCACCACGAACCTTTGCCTCATACATCCGCGCTTGGCTTCATCCTACCTACTCAACCATCAGTGCTCCAGGTGGGAGCGGTTTGATGAACGACTTCGCCGAGACAGAGGGATCGAGCCAGTCGGCCCAGGCCTCGCGCTCAAGAATGACGATCTGTCGGTCGTGATACGGTGCAATGTCGGGGCCGGGCTCCATGGTAGAGATTTGTGCGCGTTTTCAAACGCTTGCGCCGAAAAAAGTACCGTCAGAAGCCTCATTTCTCCTGACGATACTTTCAAACTTGGCAGCGATCAATATGGGCAAGGGCCGTCACACGGTCCGGCAGGACCATCATGTACCCACCGATAGTCCTCGAAACGAGCCAAAGGAATTTTGGTGTTATCTCAAGGGCTTATGGCGTACCGCGGCGTAGAAACGGATACCGCCGGATAGTAGAACAAGGCGGGTGCAAACAGGGGGTAAGCCCCGCATTGATCCGGGCACCCTTCCCAGCTAAGCTGTCACAATGCTTTACACTCAGAGCCAGATTCGGGAGCTACTTTCCATTTCAGTGGATGCCCTGCGCACTTGGCGGGATGCGATCCCTGCATTGGCTGCGCATAAGGGTCATGCTCCGAGCTTCACGCCCGGGGACGTTGTCGCGATGGCGATCGTGGCCGAACTGGTCAGAGATTTCGGCGTCCGCGTCGGCACGGTCGGTAGTCGTTTCGATCAACTGTTTAGCACTACTTTGGCAGAAATGTGATTTTTGGGATTCCCAAAAGGAGATTTCCCTGATTCATGGGGAGCCAGCTTTTATGGAGGCTGGCGATGTCAGAGGATTGGCGCAATGATCTTGAGGTTTGGCTGACGCCATTTTTGTCGGCGTTGCGGCACAAGGCGCGGAAGCGTGTGTGCCCGGCCTATATCGCGGGATTGATCGGCCCCGGTGACCGCAAGAGCGTGCAGCCGATGGCGGCTCGTGATGGTGAGTTTGGCTACGACCAACTGCATCATTTCGTCGCGGACGGGGTGTGGGATAGTGCGCCGCTCGAGGCTGTTCTTCTGAAGGAAGCCGATCGTCTGGTTGGAGACGAAGCGGGATATCTGGTCATTGACGATACTGCCTTGCCGAAGAAGGGCCGTCATTCGGTCGGCGTGGCTGCGCAATACGCCTCCTCCCTTGGCAAGACCTCGAACTGCCAATCCCTCGTTTCGGTGACGCTAGCGTCCGGGGAGGTTCCGGTGATGGTGGGCCTGCGGCTCTTTTTGCCTGAAAGCTGGACGGACGACGCCCCCCGCATGGAGCGCGCCCGTGTCCCCCAGGAGCGACAAGTCGCTCGCACAAAGCCGGAGATCGCTATCGAGGAGATCGATCGGGTCATTGCCTCGGGCACTCGGTTCGGCTGCGTTCTAGCCGACGCCGGCTACGGGGCGAGCGGCCCCTTCCGCCAGGCTCTGAGCGAGCGTGGTTTGCGGTGGGCGGTGGGCATGTCACGGCGTCAGAATGTCTATCCGGCAGACACCGGGCTGATCTTTCCCGAGGCAGCAACAGGCAGGCGCCGCAAATATCACGTCCCCGACCGCACCGCCGTTTCTGCCGAAAAGATGCTGGGAGAAGAAAAATGGAAGAAAATCAGCTGGCGACGCGGGACCAAAGGCAAGCTGACCTGTAAATTTGCGGCATGCCGCGTCCGGGTGGCCGATGGCCACAGGCACCGCATGAGTGACGGGCGGGTCCAGGCCATGCCCAGCGAGGAGGAAGTCTGGCTGGTGGGGGAACGGCGCGAAAGCGGAGAGCAAAAATACTATCTCTCGAACTTGCCAGCCGACACGCCGATCAAGGCGCTCGCCGGTGCCATCAAGGCGCGGTGGATCTGCGAGCAGGCGCATCAGCAGCTGAAGGAGGAACTCGGTCTCGACCACTTTGAGGGCCGATCATGGACCGGACTACACCGACACGCGCTGATGACGATGATCGCCTATGCCTTTCTTCAGTCCCGCCGTCTAAGCGCAGCGGGGCGGAAAAAAAAGAAACTCGGGACCGCCGCCGCAACCGACCATGCCTGCCGTCAGGCAGGCGATAATCAACCTCTTCGCAAGACCGCCACCGACGATCTGCCCTCACTGCAATAAACTGGTTACAGCGACCGATCCGAATAATCTGCCAAAGTAGTGTTAGGGAGTGTCGCGGCAAGTCATGGCTCTCGCTGGAAACCTGCGTCGTCCTCATCGAGGCTGATAGCATCCGTCTCGTTGACGCTGGCACGCCGGCGCGTCCGTCGCCCGACGCCTCCACCCTATGCGTTCCTTGTGGGCCCATTGTGTCGCGCTTGCAGACGGCGCTTACGGCTACCGAAGCCGATCTGGCCCAAGGCTATCTGCAGTTCCCCCCCACTGCGATCGGCTCGAAAACAGAACGACGTGGAAGACGAGCATGACCGCCACTGGGCCATCAAAGTTGGCGCCGGAGTGGAAAGACCGATTGGGGCTTACACATCGGCGTTCGCCTGAACTCTACGAGTCAGCCGACGCCGTCAGCGACGTGCCGCATGCGCCGGCCATCCGAGCCGCTCTCACTGAAATGGGCGTATCAGCTATCTTCTGCGTCCAGGGCGTGCCAACTGTCGCGATCCTAGAAACCGAAAATTATGACCGCGCCGCAATACTCGACCTTCACGGTGCACTGTGGAATCAGGGCTTGGCGAGCCTGTTGCTGGTCATCGCCGAAGAGACGCTCAGAGCGTTTTCGCTCGCTCGCACTCCGCTTAGCGATCCAGGCGATGCGTTTGAGGCCCGTTGCCTTATCGATAGCCTAAACCTGACGACCGAAGCCCTGAGATTTCAAAATCTCATTTATGGTGCGGAATCCGGACGTCTCTGGAAGGACTACGGCGAGTATTTCCCTCCAAAGGAACGCATCGATCAGGTACTCCTCGACAATCTGAATGCGTCTCACGACCTGCTGCAGAAGGCCGCGCTTGCCCCAGATGCGGCGCAAGCCCTGCTCATACAAGCGATGTTTATCGCCTATCTGGAAGACCGGGAGATCGTAACGCCCGCTTATTTTTCGGCCGTCTCCGACAGGAGAGCCGAGAGCTTCTCGGCGCTGCTAGAAACGGGCGACGTCGATCTCTTCCGATCCTTTTTCAGAACGCTCCATGCGGATTTCAACGGCGATCTGTTCGTCGCGCCGTGCTCATTTGAGCCCATGGGCGAGGCACCCGAGGTCACGCCCGCCCACCTGTCGATCCTGGCGCGGTTTCGGTCAGGCCGCGAAGAAATGGCGCATTCAGGCCAGCAGCGGTTCTGGGGCTATGACTTCCGCTATATCCCGATCGAACTAGTCAGCGCTGTCTACGATCGCTTCCTAGGTGAGCGCGAGGCTGAACGCCGCGCCAACGGCGCCTATTACACGCCTATGTTCCTCGCCGACACCATCGTTTCCCAAGCTTGGGAGATGTTGCCGGATGCGACACGGACGAACGGAAACTTTCTCGACCCCGCCTGCGGTTCAGGCGTTTTCCTCGTCCGCTCGTTCCAGCGGCTGTGTGAGCACTGGCGCGCCAAACACAAGACGCAGACAATTTCCTGGGAGACGCTGCTGTCCTTGCTGAGCCAAATCCACGGCTGGGACTTAAACGGCGGCGCCGTTCGAGTAGCGGTATTCTCGCTCTACGTCGCCCTCCTTGAGGAGGTGTCGCCACGCGACATCCGTAAACTCATTAGCCGGGGAAAGATCCTCCCCGAACTCTGGGGCAAGACACTTGTCTGCCGCGACTTTTTCGAAGTGTCGCCGGACAGCGCCCAGTACGAGGTCATCATTGGCAATCCGCCATGGACCAGTCGGCGTGGTCCGGCACGTTCGTCCGTGCAGTGGAGCAAGAAGGCGGGGCATCCGATGCCCGGTGGCGAGGACGCTTGGGCATTCAGCTGGAAAGCACTATCGCATCTCGCCGATGGCGGACTGATTGCGTTCCTGTTGCCGGCGATGGGGTTTTTGCACAACCACGCTCAAAACACGGTTGAAGCGCGCGAGGCGTTCTTCCGGAAATCGCAGGTCCGCCGCATCATCAACTTCGCGGATCTCCGATTTCAGCTTTTCGAAAAGGCTCATCGCCCTGCTGCTCTGATCATCTACGGCAGCCCGAAGCCAGATAATTTCCCGTATCGTTTCGATTACTGGGCACCAAAGGCCGACCTCAATCTGCGTATCAAGCGCGTCATCACGCTAAGCAGCGCCGACAAGGCCGCACTGGGTGTAGGTGCGGTCCTGGATAATCCGCTCATCTTCAAGCAGCGCCTTTGGATGCGCGAGCCAGACGCCAAGCTCTTCGGCTACCTCGCGAGGCTACCCAAACTAGGAGCTTTCGTTAGCGACTACGGCAGCTTGAGCCGTCGCCGCGAAGAGCCGGGCGATCGCTGGGTGATCGGGCAAGGGTATCAGCCTTTCAATGAGGACAGCGAAAGCGACGCTCCGCCGCTCGCCAGCGAGTACGTCGGCCGACTACCCGACCTGCCAATCGCTGCCTATTCACGCTTGGCTCAGGCCACAGAAGGCTTGCAGCCGGCTAAGTCATCGACGGTTCGTCGACGCGGATTCGAGGCCGGGTTCAATGGCTCTCGCATCCTTATCCCGAGGGGGGTCGAAACGTCGCAAAACCGCCTTCGGGCCGCTTACTGCGATCAGCCGCTGACCTTCCAACATATCTTACAAGCGATTGTTGTGCCGCACGGCCAGAGCGATCGTGCGAAGGTGCTGACCGCGATACTCAATAGTCGCGTTGCGGTCTGGTACGCTTTTCATGGCACTGCTTCGTTCGGTTCGGATCGACCCGAGGTCCAACAGGCCGACCTGCTACGATTGCCCTTTCCATCGCCCGACGATGTCCCCGATCGGGCTGCCGCCGCTCAAGCCGCCCTTGAGCTGATTGCAATTGTGGACGACGCACGGGAACGCTCCAGCGAACCTTTCTCGATGCAGATCGACGACGGCGCGATCCTTCGAGCAATCGATCGGCTGGCGTACCAGTATTTTTGCCTGTCAGCTGATGAAATCGCGCTGATCGACGATGCTGTCGAAGCGATCCTGCCTGCACTTCAGCCTCATGACGGCTATTACCCGAAGCTGTGGGGCGCACCGGACGAACAGCAACGGGCACAATACGCCTACACATTGGCAGCCAGCCTCCGAGACTGGTTCAAAGGCAAGAAGATCGATGCGCGACTCGTCGCTCGTGGCTCTGACCTAGCGATACTTCGACTGCGCCTGGGCGGCCAGGAGGACTATGCCGAAGATCCGGCTGGCGAGCTCAGCGAAGTGCTCGGACAACTTGCAGCCCACATACACAGGCCCCTCGACGGCAATTTCCAACTAATGCCGGACATGCGCGTCTTCGTCGGTGAATGCCTTTACCTCATTAAGCCTATGCAAATGCGCTTCTGGCTGCGCTCCACTGCGCTCGCCGATGCCGATGGAATAGCGCTCGACCTCCAGCAAGCCGCTGCCCTGCCGCAACAGCGGGGCGCGAACTAATGCTGGTCGGCGATGTGCAGGAATGGGTCGAAAACTTTGTTTCGTTCGATGACCGCTTCCTGGAAAGAATTGCGGCCGCATGGCCAGCCTGCATGGCGGTTCTCCCCGAACAGGCCAGTGAAGACGACATCACTATCAACCTCGTCGATCGCCTCTCTAAGGACGTCGTGGTGCGTCGGCTGTGCCACTGGGTCGAATATCAGTTCGAGCCGTTCGGTCTTGCTGCGGACGGGTCGAAATACAGTAAGGGCATCATCGACATCGCTGTCCTCTTTGACTGGGAACGGGAGCGATATCTGGCCTATGAGTGCAAGCGGTTAAACGTGATCAACGGCGGAAGCCGCAGTTCCTTGGCTACCGTGTATGTCACTCAGGGCATGATGCGATTTCTCACCGAGCAGTACGCCGAGCAGCTGCCGGTGGGCTGTATGCTCGGTTATGTGCTCGACGGCGACTTGCCCTTCGCTCATTCGCGGATTGCAGACGCCATCGGCGGCCATGTTCCCCTCGCGCTCGCTGAAGGACCTACACCTCTTGCCGCGATCGAAAAGATCGAGCGCTTCCGCACAAGGCACACTCGCCCAACCGGATCACAGATCGAACTTCGCCACGCACTATTTTCGAGGGAATCAGCTGCCGCGCCAACCGACTGATGAAAGCGGAGCGCGTGAAGTCCTTACCCTTTAAAGAATTAAGCGAACCTTGTACTGACCCATGAGGTACAAGTGGAAAAATCATGAATGGGCGTGGCTGCCGATCAAAGGCAACCTGACGCGATAAGTCGACAATAAGGGGAAGGCGGAAACATGTTTATTGAGCGACTCAGTCTCACGAATTTCCGTTGCTTCGGACCTAACGAGACAAGCGTCGACCTCACATCCGACCTTACCACATTTGTCGGCATCAATGGCGCGGGGAAGACGGCCCTGATGCAGGCTCTGCAGCGCCTCTTCGGTGTGACCGGCGATCAGCGAAGCCTACGGCGCCAGGATTTCCATGTACCTTCCACCGAGCTTGTCGCGCCCCTTCAGCGAAACTTCGTGCTGGAGGCGATCATTGCTTTTCCGGAACTGGACGCGGACGGAGCCGGCGGCGCGGCGATTCCGGAATTCTTCCACCAGATGGCTGCTGACGAGGCGGGCAAGCTAAAATGCCGCCTGCGTCTTGAGGCGACCTGGACCGATGACGGTTCGCTCGATGGAGTGATTGAACAGAAATATTGGGCGGTCAGGACTTT contains:
- a CDS encoding IS701 family transposase, whose product is MSEDWRNDLEVWLTPFLSALRHKARKRVCPAYIAGLIGPGDRKSVQPMAARDGEFGYDQLHHFVADGVWDSAPLEAVLLKEADRLVGDEAGYLVIDDTALPKKGRHSVGVAAQYASSLGKTSNCQSLVSVTLASGEVPVMVGLRLFLPESWTDDAPRMERARVPQERQVARTKPEIAIEEIDRVIASGTRFGCVLADAGYGASGPFRQALSERGLRWAVGMSRRQNVYPADTGLIFPEAATGRRRKYHVPDRTAVSAEKMLGEEKWKKISWRRGTKGKLTCKFAACRVRVADGHRHRMSDGRVQAMPSEEEVWLVGERRESGEQKYYLSNLPADTPIKALAGAIKARWICEQAHQQLKEELGLDHFEGRSWTGLHRHALMTMIAYAFLQSRRLSAAGRKKKKLGTAAATDHACRQAGDNQPLRKTATDDLPSLQ
- a CDS encoding HsdM family class I SAM-dependent methyltransferase yields the protein MTATGPSKLAPEWKDRLGLTHRRSPELYESADAVSDVPHAPAIRAALTEMGVSAIFCVQGVPTVAILETENYDRAAILDLHGALWNQGLASLLLVIAEETLRAFSLARTPLSDPGDAFEARCLIDSLNLTTEALRFQNLIYGAESGRLWKDYGEYFPPKERIDQVLLDNLNASHDLLQKAALAPDAAQALLIQAMFIAYLEDREIVTPAYFSAVSDRRAESFSALLETGDVDLFRSFFRTLHADFNGDLFVAPCSFEPMGEAPEVTPAHLSILARFRSGREEMAHSGQQRFWGYDFRYIPIELVSAVYDRFLGEREAERRANGAYYTPMFLADTIVSQAWEMLPDATRTNGNFLDPACGSGVFLVRSFQRLCEHWRAKHKTQTISWETLLSLLSQIHGWDLNGGAVRVAVFSLYVALLEEVSPRDIRKLISRGKILPELWGKTLVCRDFFEVSPDSAQYEVIIGNPPWTSRRGPARSSVQWSKKAGHPMPGGEDAWAFSWKALSHLADGGLIAFLLPAMGFLHNHAQNTVEAREAFFRKSQVRRIINFADLRFQLFEKAHRPAALIIYGSPKPDNFPYRFDYWAPKADLNLRIKRVITLSSADKAALGVGAVLDNPLIFKQRLWMREPDAKLFGYLARLPKLGAFVSDYGSLSRRREEPGDRWVIGQGYQPFNEDSESDAPPLASEYVGRLPDLPIAAYSRLAQATEGLQPAKSSTVRRRGFEAGFNGSRILIPRGVETSQNRLRAAYCDQPLTFQHILQAIVVPHGQSDRAKVLTAILNSRVAVWYAFHGTASFGSDRPEVQQADLLRLPFPSPDDVPDRAAAAQAALELIAIVDDARERSSEPFSMQIDDGAILRAIDRLAYQYFCLSADEIALIDDAVEAILPALQPHDGYYPKLWGAPDEQQRAQYAYTLAASLRDWFKGKKIDARLVARGSDLAILRLRLGGQEDYAEDPAGELSEVLGQLAAHIHRPLDGNFQLMPDMRVFVGECLYLIKPMQMRFWLRSTALADADGIALDLQQAAALPQQRGAN